One Mycolicibacterium pulveris genomic region harbors:
- a CDS encoding 3-hydroxyacyl-CoA dehydrogenase NAD-binding domain-containing protein — protein MSTENTIKWDKDDDGIVTLTLDDPTGSANVMNEHYKQSMHEVVKRLVAEKDSITGVVITSAKKTFFAGGDLKGMMQIGPENAKDAFDEVEFIKADLRKLETLGVPVVAAINGAALGGGLEIALACHHRIAADVKGSVIGLPEVTLGLLPGGGGVTRTVRMFGIQKAFMEVLSQGTRFKPGKAKEIGLVDELVDSVEDLVPAAKAWIKANPDAHTQPWDAKGYKMPGGTPSSPGLASILPSFPALLKKQLKGAPMPAPRAILNAAVEGAQVDFDTASRIESRYFTSLVTGQVAKNMIQAFFFDLQTINGGGSRPDGIDKTRPTKIGVLGAGMMGAGIAYVSAKAGFDVVLKDVSLEAAQKGKGYSEKLEAKALERGKTTEEKSKALLDRIKPTGDAADLKGVDFVIEAVFENQELKHKVFQEIEGIVEPNALLGSNTSTLPITGLATGVKRQEDFIGIHFFSPVDKMPLVEIIKGEKTSDEALARVFDYTLAIGKTPIVVNDSRGFFTSRVIGTFVNEALAMLGEGVQPASIEQAGSQAGYPAPPLQLSDELNLELMAKIATETRKGVEAAGGTYEPHPAEAVVNKMIELGRPGRAKGAGFYEYADGKRVGLWPGLRETFTSGSADVPLQDMIDRMLFAEALETQKCLDEGVITSTADANIGSIMGIGYPPWTGGSAQFIVGYEGPAGRGKEAFVARAKELAARYGERFTPPDSLL, from the coding sequence ATGAGCACCGAGAACACCATCAAGTGGGACAAGGACGACGACGGCATCGTCACCCTGACGCTGGACGACCCCACCGGCTCGGCCAACGTGATGAACGAGCATTACAAGCAATCTATGCACGAGGTCGTGAAACGCCTTGTTGCCGAGAAGGATTCGATCACCGGCGTGGTGATCACCAGCGCCAAGAAGACCTTCTTCGCCGGCGGTGACCTCAAGGGCATGATGCAGATCGGCCCGGAGAACGCCAAGGACGCGTTCGACGAGGTCGAGTTCATCAAGGCCGACCTGCGCAAGCTGGAGACCCTCGGTGTGCCCGTCGTCGCGGCGATCAACGGCGCCGCCCTCGGCGGCGGACTGGAGATCGCGCTGGCGTGCCATCACCGCATCGCCGCCGACGTCAAGGGCTCGGTCATCGGGCTGCCCGAGGTGACCCTCGGCCTGCTGCCCGGCGGTGGCGGGGTGACGCGCACCGTGCGGATGTTCGGCATCCAGAAGGCCTTCATGGAGGTGCTGAGCCAGGGCACCCGGTTCAAGCCGGGCAAGGCCAAGGAGATCGGGCTGGTCGATGAACTCGTCGACAGCGTCGAGGACCTGGTGCCCGCGGCCAAGGCCTGGATCAAGGCCAACCCGGACGCCCATACCCAGCCGTGGGACGCCAAGGGTTACAAGATGCCCGGCGGCACGCCGAGCAGCCCCGGCCTGGCCAGCATCCTGCCGTCGTTTCCGGCGCTGCTGAAAAAGCAGCTCAAGGGCGCGCCGATGCCGGCGCCGCGGGCGATCCTGAACGCGGCCGTCGAGGGCGCGCAGGTCGACTTCGACACCGCCAGCCGCATCGAGAGCCGCTACTTCACGTCGCTGGTCACCGGCCAGGTCGCCAAGAACATGATCCAGGCGTTCTTCTTCGACCTGCAGACCATCAACGGCGGCGGCTCACGGCCCGACGGCATCGACAAGACGCGGCCGACCAAGATCGGCGTGCTCGGCGCGGGCATGATGGGCGCAGGCATCGCCTATGTCTCGGCCAAGGCCGGCTTCGACGTGGTGCTCAAAGACGTCAGCCTGGAGGCCGCCCAGAAGGGCAAGGGCTACTCGGAGAAGCTCGAGGCCAAGGCGCTCGAGCGGGGCAAGACCACCGAAGAGAAGTCCAAGGCGCTACTCGACCGGATCAAGCCGACCGGCGACGCCGCCGACCTGAAGGGCGTCGACTTCGTCATCGAGGCCGTCTTCGAGAACCAGGAACTGAAACACAAGGTGTTTCAGGAGATCGAGGGCATCGTCGAGCCGAACGCACTGTTGGGTTCCAACACCTCCACCCTGCCGATCACCGGTCTGGCCACCGGGGTCAAGCGTCAGGAGGACTTCATCGGGATCCACTTCTTCAGCCCGGTCGACAAGATGCCGCTGGTGGAAATCATCAAGGGCGAGAAGACCTCTGACGAGGCGCTGGCCCGGGTGTTCGACTACACCCTGGCCATCGGCAAGACGCCGATCGTCGTCAACGACAGCCGCGGCTTCTTCACCAGCCGCGTCATCGGCACGTTCGTCAACGAGGCGCTCGCCATGCTCGGCGAGGGCGTGCAGCCGGCGTCCATCGAGCAGGCCGGTTCGCAGGCCGGGTATCCGGCGCCGCCGCTGCAGCTGTCCGACGAGCTCAACCTCGAGCTGATGGCCAAGATCGCCACCGAGACCCGAAAGGGTGTGGAGGCCGCGGGCGGCACCTACGAGCCACACCCGGCCGAGGCCGTCGTCAACAAGATGATCGAGCTCGGCCGGCCCGGCCGCGCCAAGGGCGCCGGCTTCTACGAGTACGCCGACGGCAAGCGGGTCGGCCTGTGGCCGGGGCTGCGGGAGACGTTCACGTCCGGCAGCGCCGACGTCCCGCTGCAGGACATGATCGACCGGATGCTGTTCGCCGAGGCCCTGGAGACCCAGAAGTGTCTCGACGAAGGCGTGATCACCTCGACCGCCGACGCCAACATCGGCTCGATCATGGGCATCGGCTACCCGCCGTGGACGGGCGGCAGTGCCCAGTTCATCGTCGGCTATGAGGGCCCGGCCGGCCGCGGTAAGGAGGCGTTCGTCGCGCGGGCCAAGGAGTTGGCCGCCCGCTACGGCGAGCGGTTCACCCCGCCGGACTCCCTGCTGTAG
- a CDS encoding class I adenylate-forming enzyme family protein, translating to MAESFTETFAAGLAGYGDRPCIQFEGRWYSGKEVTAYGRAIADVLHDAGVADGAPVGLVVRNRLPHAAAIIGFLAAGRPVSMIYSFQSPESIGRDIDALRLSAVVADVEDWTEPVITAAERAGSAGVAISLRQPTVTAVAGLTRRDATRTHADAEPDVALQILTSGTTGPPKRQSIKTDVLRRTVFSVTSGEKAAADAPPELAYWQFGGIGVCQLIAGVYNGRRIVVLERFSVDGYVAAIKEHRIPRSGVQPAVIRMLLDADVAKEDLASLDFLISASGPLDPETRDEFEGRYGIPIVLAYGATEFAGSLCAWTPELQAEFGASKRHSVGRALPDTELRVVDPETGAELARGEQGLLEAKVAPIGADWIRTTDIASIDADGFVTLHGRADGAINRGGFKILPETVRRVLVSHPAVKDACVVGVPDTRLGQVPFAAIEVADGTAAPSEEELSELIRARLPVYNVPVAFAVVDQLPRNPALKVSLPAVAALYKPR from the coding sequence GTGGCCGAGAGCTTCACCGAGACCTTCGCGGCCGGGCTGGCCGGCTACGGCGACCGACCGTGCATCCAGTTCGAGGGCCGCTGGTATTCCGGTAAGGAGGTCACCGCCTACGGGCGCGCGATCGCCGATGTGTTGCACGACGCCGGCGTGGCCGACGGTGCGCCGGTCGGCTTGGTGGTGCGCAACCGATTACCGCACGCAGCGGCGATCATCGGCTTTCTGGCCGCCGGTCGGCCGGTGTCCATGATCTATTCGTTTCAGTCGCCCGAGTCCATCGGCCGCGACATCGACGCGCTGCGTTTGTCGGCCGTCGTCGCCGATGTCGAGGACTGGACCGAACCCGTCATCACCGCCGCGGAACGGGCCGGCAGTGCGGGCGTGGCGATCTCGCTGCGGCAACCCACCGTGACGGCGGTGGCGGGGCTGACCCGACGCGACGCCACCCGCACGCATGCCGACGCCGAACCCGATGTGGCACTGCAGATCCTGACCAGCGGAACCACCGGCCCGCCGAAACGGCAGTCGATCAAAACCGACGTGTTACGGCGCACGGTCTTCAGCGTCACCAGCGGGGAGAAAGCGGCGGCGGATGCGCCACCGGAACTGGCCTACTGGCAGTTCGGCGGCATCGGGGTATGCCAGCTGATCGCAGGCGTCTACAACGGCAGGCGAATCGTTGTGCTGGAGCGGTTCAGCGTCGACGGCTACGTGGCGGCGATCAAGGAGCACCGCATCCCCCGCTCGGGCGTGCAACCGGCGGTGATCCGCATGCTGCTCGACGCCGACGTCGCCAAGGAGGACCTGGCGTCGCTGGACTTCCTGATCAGCGCGTCGGGCCCGCTGGACCCCGAAACCCGCGACGAGTTCGAGGGACGCTACGGCATCCCCATCGTGTTGGCCTACGGCGCAACGGAATTCGCTGGATCACTGTGCGCGTGGACCCCGGAGCTGCAAGCCGAGTTCGGCGCGTCCAAACGCCACAGCGTCGGCAGGGCGCTGCCGGACACCGAACTGCGCGTCGTCGACCCCGAAACGGGTGCCGAACTGGCGCGGGGTGAGCAGGGGCTGTTGGAAGCGAAAGTCGCCCCGATCGGCGCCGATTGGATCCGCACCACCGACATCGCCTCGATCGACGCCGACGGGTTCGTGACCCTGCACGGTAGGGCCGACGGCGCGATCAACCGCGGGGGTTTCAAGATACTGCCGGAAACCGTTCGGCGCGTGCTGGTCTCACACCCAGCCGTCAAGGACGCGTGCGTCGTGGGGGTGCCCGACACGCGGTTGGGTCAGGTGCCGTTCGCGGCCATCGAAGTCGCCGACGGAACCGCTGCGCCCTCCGAAGAAGAACTCTCCGAGTTGATCCGCGCCCGCCTGCCCGTCTACAACGTGCCGGTGGCCTTCGCCGTCGTCGACCAACTGCCGCGCAACCCGGCGTTGAAGGTCAGCCTGCCCGCCGTCGCCGCGCTGTACAAGCCGCGTTGA
- a CDS encoding pyridoxamine 5'-phosphate oxidase family protein yields MALSKEEREQFLAEPHIAALSVGAGDRRGPLTVPIWYQYSPGGEPWVITGAGSRKHRLIEAQGEFTLMAQRLEPSVRYVAVDGPVSRIEPSTDDQLVEMTKRYLPPDKVDAYLEAARREHGETVAIYLRPQHWLSADLGTI; encoded by the coding sequence ATGGCCCTTTCCAAGGAAGAACGCGAACAGTTCCTCGCCGAACCGCATATCGCCGCGCTGTCGGTGGGCGCGGGCGACAGGCGCGGTCCGCTGACCGTGCCGATCTGGTATCAGTACAGCCCCGGCGGCGAACCGTGGGTGATCACCGGGGCCGGTTCGCGCAAACATCGCCTCATCGAGGCGCAGGGTGAGTTCACGCTGATGGCGCAGCGCCTGGAACCGTCGGTGCGCTACGTGGCGGTGGACGGTCCGGTCAGCCGCATCGAGCCCAGCACCGACGACCAGCTGGTCGAGATGACCAAGCGTTATCTTCCGCCCGACAAAGTGGATGCCTACCTCGAGGCCGCCCGCCGCGAGCACGGAGAGACGGTGGCGATCTATCTGCGGCCGCAGCACTGGTTGTCCGCTGATCTCGGAACAATCTGA